A region of Leclercia adecarboxylata DNA encodes the following proteins:
- the ssb1 gene encoding single-stranded DNA-binding protein SSB1 — MASRGVNKVILVGNLGQDPEVRYMPSGGAVANITLATSESWRDKATGEMKEQTEWHRVVLFGKLAEVAGEYLRKGSQVYIEGQLRTRKWTDQSGAEKYTTEVVVNVGGTMQMLGGRQGGGAPAGGGQQQQGGWGQPQQPQGGNQFSGGAQSRPQQPSAPAQSNEPPMDFDDDIPF; from the coding sequence ATGGCCAGCAGAGGCGTAAACAAGGTGATTCTCGTCGGTAATCTGGGCCAGGACCCGGAAGTACGCTATATGCCGAGTGGTGGTGCAGTGGCCAACATTACGCTGGCTACTTCCGAATCCTGGCGTGATAAAGCGACCGGTGAGATGAAAGAGCAGACCGAATGGCACCGCGTTGTGCTGTTTGGCAAACTGGCCGAGGTGGCCGGTGAGTATCTGCGTAAAGGTTCTCAGGTCTATATCGAAGGCCAGCTGCGTACCCGTAAATGGACCGATCAGTCCGGCGCAGAAAAATACACCACCGAAGTGGTGGTCAACGTCGGCGGCACCATGCAGATGCTGGGTGGCCGTCAGGGCGGCGGCGCACCGGCAGGTGGCGGCCAGCAGCAGCAGGGCGGTTGGGGTCAGCCTCAGCAGCCACAGGGCGGCAACCAGTTCAGCGGCGGCGCGCAGTCTCGTCCGCAGCAGCCGTCTGCGCCAGCGCAGTCCAACGAACCGCCAATGGATTTCGACGACGATATCCCGTTCTGA
- a CDS encoding YjcB family protein, with amino-acid sequence MAAITTGVVLARWELLSAVLMFLASTLNIQFKKSDYAALAVISTCLGLAAACWFATGLLGITLLDMAAVWNNVKTIMVEAMSHTPPDWPMMYT; translated from the coding sequence ATGGCAGCTATTACCACCGGTGTTGTCCTGGCACGCTGGGAGTTGTTGAGCGCTGTGCTGATGTTTCTGGCCAGCACGCTGAACATTCAGTTTAAAAAATCAGATTACGCGGCGCTGGCGGTGATCAGCACCTGTCTGGGGCTGGCGGCGGCATGCTGGTTTGCCACCGGCCTGCTGGGCATTACCCTGCTGGATATGGCTGCGGTCTGGAATAACGTCAAAACGATCATGGTAGAGGCGATGAGCCACACCCCGCCGGACTGGCCGATGATGTACACCTGA
- a CDS encoding sensor domain-containing diguanylate cyclase, giving the protein MKQANRENINDSARALHALAKLMPKLSSQRTLMDLLQTINHTFGAQLSWVMMEDEAGQQQFVSTGELTCYPTEIKAFLASTLLQRHHQAWRVICWKENSGTLIFPPSHPGHTQLQCGVLYKLSPQHDPCNGYFFLGFTQPQESITVLKEVVVILVEKLKDYLTGLVARERTAKEMQRVITQYKTLFERAPVLMNSFDRHSRCVLWNAECEKVFGWTMAEINAHTDPLALFYPDPEVRRRVRESVNTTPLNDMYEWHPVRRDGVQLTILWSNISLPDGSILNIGLDITARKKAEQQLHMKATTDDLTRCLNRFAILQQIGAALEACRREEADSHFCVMMLDLDFFKQINDKWGHLVGDAALVHFCDCLRALMPPGSALGRVGGEEFLLLLPKTRSDAAVQLSIALRQALSLTPLKVGSRSLTLSFSAGVVEVCGKPRDTSSLLISADKALYDAKRGGRGKTIVAVDYL; this is encoded by the coding sequence ATGAAGCAAGCAAATCGAGAGAATATAAATGACAGTGCACGGGCCCTGCACGCATTAGCTAAATTAATGCCAAAACTATCGTCGCAGCGGACCTTAATGGATCTCCTGCAGACGATTAATCATACCTTTGGCGCCCAGCTCAGTTGGGTAATGATGGAGGATGAAGCAGGCCAGCAGCAGTTTGTCAGTACTGGTGAATTAACCTGTTATCCAACGGAAATTAAAGCCTTTCTCGCCAGCACGTTATTGCAGCGTCATCACCAGGCGTGGCGGGTAATCTGCTGGAAAGAAAATTCAGGCACGCTGATATTCCCTCCCTCGCATCCGGGACATACGCAATTACAGTGCGGCGTGCTGTATAAATTGTCCCCGCAACATGACCCGTGCAACGGCTACTTCTTCCTCGGTTTTACGCAACCGCAAGAGAGCATCACCGTGCTGAAAGAGGTGGTGGTAATTCTGGTTGAAAAGCTGAAGGACTATCTGACCGGTCTCGTTGCCCGCGAGCGCACGGCCAAAGAGATGCAGCGAGTGATCACCCAGTATAAAACGCTGTTTGAACGGGCACCGGTGCTGATGAACTCGTTTGACCGGCACAGCCGCTGCGTATTATGGAATGCCGAGTGCGAAAAGGTATTTGGCTGGACGATGGCGGAAATCAACGCCCATACCGATCCGCTGGCGCTCTTTTATCCTGACCCTGAGGTGCGCCGCCGGGTGCGCGAGTCGGTCAATACCACGCCCCTGAACGACATGTACGAATGGCATCCGGTGCGGCGGGACGGCGTGCAGCTGACGATCCTCTGGTCGAACATCTCCCTGCCGGACGGCTCCATCCTTAATATCGGGCTCGATATTACTGCGCGTAAGAAAGCGGAGCAGCAGCTGCATATGAAGGCCACCACCGACGATCTGACGCGCTGCCTGAACCGCTTTGCCATCCTGCAGCAGATTGGCGCGGCGCTGGAGGCCTGCCGACGCGAGGAGGCCGACAGCCACTTCTGCGTTATGATGCTCGACCTGGATTTCTTCAAACAGATTAACGACAAGTGGGGCCATCTGGTGGGCGATGCCGCGCTGGTCCATTTTTGCGACTGCCTGCGGGCGCTGATGCCGCCGGGCTCGGCGTTGGGTCGGGTTGGCGGCGAGGAGTTTCTACTGCTGCTGCCCAAAACCCGCAGCGACGCGGCGGTGCAGCTCTCAATAGCGCTGCGCCAGGCGCTCTCGCTTACGCCGCTTAAGGTCGGCAGCCGATCCTTAACCCTCTCTTTCAGCGCTGGCGTGGTGGAGGTGTGCGGAAAACCGCGCGATACCTCATCGCTACTCATTAGCGCAGATAAGGCACTTTACGATGCCAAGCGCGGCGGAAGAGGAAAAACAATCGTCGCGGTTGATTATTTATAA
- a CDS encoding EAL domain-containing protein, whose product MNRNARDKVLKIVGVIMVVLLPVMLALWFAQQRAVNETGSQLRSFAALALDKTELVIQQVELARHEAEKYSGDICTPEHRQYMLNVVRGRLYIADLVYAQGKEFLCSTTSTPENPYIISAANYQRAPDVSIYYYRDTPFYAGYKMTYMQVGNYVVVVNPLTYSEVMSSDRSLAWGVFDTVNNDFFSISEQANENELKKLTGDNDAIFQNEGRFYTIVRSDKRPIAAIVSTTSQRFYEVLYHQATLTLPLGMISSIIILLMWSRTRREFNSPGRLLHRALNKRQLCLHYQPIIDIKTNECVGAEALLRWPGFNGPVMSPVEFIPLAEKEGMSERITDYVVEEVFNDLGHFLACNPHLYISINLSATDFHSSRLIAMITDKARHYNVRAQQIKIEVTERGFIDVPKTTPVIQAFRQAGYEVAIDDFGTGYSNLHNLYSLNVDILKIDKTFIDTLTTNSTSHLIVEHIIEMAQSLRLKTIAEGVETVEQVMWLNKRGVQYCQGWHFARAMSPQDFMTWQHQPVAAALAHSH is encoded by the coding sequence ATGAATCGTAACGCACGGGACAAGGTGCTGAAGATAGTCGGGGTTATCATGGTAGTTTTGCTACCTGTGATGCTTGCGCTATGGTTTGCTCAGCAACGCGCGGTCAACGAAACAGGCAGTCAACTTCGCTCATTTGCTGCCCTTGCTTTAGACAAAACTGAACTGGTTATTCAGCAGGTTGAACTGGCCCGTCATGAGGCGGAAAAATACTCGGGTGATATTTGCACACCGGAACACCGGCAATATATGTTAAATGTTGTCCGTGGACGACTCTACATTGCCGACCTGGTGTATGCCCAGGGTAAAGAGTTTCTCTGTTCAACGACCAGCACCCCTGAAAACCCCTATATAATTTCTGCTGCCAATTACCAACGCGCGCCTGACGTCTCTATCTATTATTATCGCGATACGCCGTTTTACGCGGGATATAAAATGACCTATATGCAGGTCGGTAATTATGTGGTGGTGGTTAATCCCCTGACCTATAGCGAAGTGATGTCATCAGACCGTTCCCTGGCATGGGGCGTATTTGACACGGTGAATAACGATTTTTTCTCTATCAGCGAACAGGCCAATGAGAATGAATTAAAAAAGCTGACTGGTGATAATGACGCTATTTTCCAGAACGAAGGCCGCTTTTACACCATCGTTCGCTCGGACAAACGTCCGATTGCCGCGATTGTTTCCACCACCAGTCAGCGCTTTTATGAAGTGCTTTATCATCAGGCAACATTAACTCTGCCGCTGGGGATGATCAGCAGCATTATTATTTTACTGATGTGGTCGCGAACGCGACGCGAATTTAATTCGCCGGGTCGCTTATTGCATCGGGCACTAAATAAGAGACAGCTTTGTCTGCATTACCAGCCGATTATCGACATCAAAACCAATGAGTGTGTAGGGGCAGAAGCGCTGTTACGCTGGCCGGGGTTTAACGGCCCGGTAATGAGTCCGGTAGAGTTTATCCCGCTGGCAGAAAAAGAGGGGATGAGTGAACGCATCACCGACTACGTCGTAGAAGAAGTATTCAACGACCTGGGCCATTTCCTGGCCTGTAACCCGCATCTCTATATCTCCATTAACCTCTCGGCGACGGACTTCCACTCTTCACGCCTGATTGCGATGATCACCGATAAGGCCCGGCACTACAACGTGCGGGCGCAGCAGATTAAGATCGAAGTAACGGAGCGCGGTTTTATCGACGTCCCCAAAACCACGCCGGTGATTCAGGCCTTCCGCCAGGCGGGATACGAAGTAGCGATTGATGATTTTGGTACCGGCTATTCCAACCTGCACAACCTCTACTCGCTGAACGTGGACATCCTGAAGATCGACAAGACCTTTATCGATACGCTGACCACCAACAGCACCAGCCATCTCATCGTCGAGCACATTATCGAAATGGCCCAGAGCCTGCGCCTGAAAACCATCGCGGAAGGGGTGGAAACCGTTGAGCAGGTAATGTGGCTGAACAAGCGCGGCGTGCAGTATTGCCAGGGCTGGCACTTTGCCAGGGCGATGTCACCGCAGGATTTCATGACCTGGCAACATCAGCCCGTCGCGGCAGCCCTTGCCCATAGCCACTAG
- the soxS gene encoding superoxide response transcriptional regulator SoxS yields the protein MSHQQIIQTLIEWMDDHIDQPLSIDVVAKKSGYSKWYLQRMFRAVMHQTLGEYIRQRRLLLAAQALRTTQRPIFDIAMDLGYVSQQTFSRVFRREFDRTPSDYRHQLN from the coding sequence ATGTCGCATCAACAAATTATTCAGACACTTATTGAATGGATGGATGACCATATCGATCAACCTTTGAGTATCGATGTGGTGGCTAAGAAGTCGGGTTACTCGAAGTGGTATTTACAGAGAATGTTCCGCGCGGTCATGCACCAGACGCTGGGCGAGTACATTCGTCAGCGCAGATTATTGCTGGCTGCCCAGGCGCTACGCACCACCCAGCGGCCCATTTTTGATATCGCGATGGATTTAGGCTATGTCTCCCAGCAGACCTTCTCCCGCGTCTTCCGCCGCGAGTTTGATCGCACCCCCAGCGACTATCGCCATCAGCTCAACTAG
- the soxR gene encoding redox-sensitive transcriptional activator SoxR, translating into MEKKLPRIKPLLSPGEVARRSGVAVSALHFYESKGLIKSIRNTGNQRRYTRDVLRYVAIIKIAQRIGIPLATIGEAFGILPEGHTLSAKEWKALSSQWRDELDRRIHTLVALRDELDGCIGCGCLSRSDCPLRNPGDKLGEQGTGARLLEED; encoded by the coding sequence ATGGAAAAGAAATTACCGCGGATTAAACCGCTGCTGTCCCCGGGCGAGGTGGCAAGGCGTAGCGGCGTGGCGGTCTCCGCACTGCATTTCTATGAAAGCAAAGGGTTAATTAAGAGCATCCGCAACACCGGCAACCAGCGGCGCTATACCCGCGACGTGCTGCGCTATGTCGCCATCATTAAGATCGCCCAGCGCATTGGCATTCCGCTGGCGACCATCGGCGAGGCGTTCGGCATTTTGCCGGAGGGGCATACCCTGAGCGCGAAGGAGTGGAAAGCCTTGTCCTCCCAGTGGCGCGATGAGCTGGACCGGCGTATTCATACCCTGGTGGCGCTGCGTGATGAACTGGACGGCTGCATCGGCTGCGGATGCCTGTCGCGCAGCGACTGCCCGCTGCGTAACCCGGGGGATAAGCTGGGCGAACAGGGAACCGGCGCGCGACTGCTGGAAGAGGATTAG
- a CDS encoding glutathione S-transferase family protein — protein sequence MITVHHLNQSRSQRVLWALEELSLPYQIVRYQRDKTMMAPATLRKVHPLGKSPVLEDNGLILAESGAILEYLQETYDHGSQLKPQDRELKLQYRFWLHYAEGSLMPLLLMKLVFASLGKPPIPFGLRSLGKVLGQGVQKAYLNRQLETHARFLESSLADHRWFAGDHLSMADVQMSFPVFALLERGGIEDLPRLQAWKKNVEMRPAWQRAIQQGGPFEIPGEP from the coding sequence ATGATTACGGTCCACCACCTCAATCAGTCCCGATCGCAGCGCGTGCTCTGGGCGCTGGAAGAGCTCTCTCTGCCTTACCAGATCGTTCGTTATCAGCGCGATAAAACCATGATGGCCCCCGCCACGCTGCGCAAAGTCCATCCGCTGGGGAAATCCCCGGTGCTGGAGGACAACGGCCTGATCCTGGCGGAATCGGGCGCTATCCTCGAATATTTGCAGGAGACTTACGACCACGGTTCTCAGTTAAAGCCGCAGGATCGCGAGCTGAAGCTGCAATACCGTTTCTGGCTCCATTACGCGGAAGGCTCGCTGATGCCGCTGCTGCTGATGAAGCTGGTCTTTGCCAGCCTCGGTAAACCGCCCATCCCGTTTGGCCTGCGTTCGCTTGGCAAGGTGCTGGGGCAGGGGGTGCAGAAGGCGTATCTCAACCGTCAGCTGGAAACCCACGCCCGTTTTCTGGAGTCCTCACTTGCGGATCACCGCTGGTTCGCCGGGGATCATCTCAGCATGGCGGACGTGCAGATGAGCTTTCCCGTTTTCGCCCTGCTTGAACGTGGCGGTATAGAGGATCTGCCTCGCCTGCAAGCCTGGAAGAAAAACGTCGAAATGCGTCCCGCCTGGCAGCGGGCGATCCAGCAGGGCGGTCCGTTCGAAATCCCTGGCGAACCATGA
- the ghxP gene encoding guanine/hypoxanthine transporter GhxP has translation MSTPSARTGGSLDAFFKISARGSTPRQEIVAGLTTFLAMVYSVIVVPGMLGKAGFPPAAVFVATCLVAGVGSIVMGLWANLPLAIGCAISLTAFTAFSLVLGQQISVPVALGAVFLMGVLFTIISATGIRSWILRNLPQGVAHGTGIGIGLFLLLIAANGVGLVIKNPLDGLPVALGNFASFPVIMSLIGLAVIIGLEKLKVPGGILLTIIGVSIVGLIFDPAVHFSGVFAMPSLSDENGKSLIGSLDIMGALNPVVLPSVLALVMTAVFDATGTIRAVAGQANLLDKDGQIIDGGKALTTDSLSSVFSGLVGAAPAAVYIESAAGTAAGGKTGLTAVTIGVLFLLILFLAPLSYLVPAYATAPALMYVGLLMLSNVAKIDFADFVDAMAGLITAVFIVLTCNIVTGIMIGFASLVIGRVVSGEWRKLNIGTVVIAVALVAFYAGGWAI, from the coding sequence ATGTCTACGCCATCTGCGCGTACCGGCGGTTCACTCGACGCCTTCTTTAAAATTTCTGCCCGCGGCAGTACCCCACGTCAGGAGATCGTTGCCGGTCTGACGACCTTCCTGGCCATGGTCTACTCGGTGATCGTCGTGCCGGGCATGCTGGGCAAAGCCGGTTTCCCACCGGCGGCAGTCTTTGTCGCTACCTGTCTGGTTGCCGGTGTCGGCTCTATCGTGATGGGTCTGTGGGCTAACCTGCCGCTGGCGATCGGCTGTGCTATCTCGCTGACTGCCTTCACCGCTTTCAGCCTGGTGCTGGGCCAGCAGATCAGCGTCCCGGTTGCGCTGGGCGCCGTGTTCCTGATGGGTGTGCTCTTTACCATCATCTCTGCCACCGGTATCCGCAGCTGGATCCTCCGCAATCTGCCGCAGGGCGTTGCGCACGGAACGGGGATCGGTATCGGCCTGTTCCTGCTGCTGATTGCCGCTAACGGCGTGGGCCTGGTTATCAAAAACCCGCTGGACGGTCTGCCGGTTGCGCTGGGTAATTTCGCCAGCTTCCCGGTGATCATGTCGCTGATTGGCCTCGCGGTCATCATCGGTCTGGAAAAACTGAAAGTGCCGGGCGGCATCCTGCTGACCATCATTGGCGTCTCTATTGTTGGCCTGATTTTCGATCCTGCCGTGCACTTCTCCGGCGTGTTCGCGATGCCTTCCCTGAGTGATGAAAACGGCAAATCGCTGATCGGCAGCCTGGATATCATGGGCGCGCTGAATCCCGTGGTGCTGCCAAGCGTGCTGGCGCTGGTGATGACCGCGGTCTTCGATGCCACCGGCACCATCCGCGCGGTAGCCGGTCAGGCTAACCTGCTGGATAAAGATGGTCAGATTATCGATGGCGGCAAAGCGCTGACCACCGACTCCCTGAGCAGCGTCTTCTCGGGCCTGGTGGGTGCAGCCCCGGCGGCGGTATACATCGAATCGGCGGCGGGTACAGCGGCAGGCGGTAAAACCGGTCTGACGGCTGTCACCATTGGCGTGCTGTTCCTGCTGATCCTGTTCCTTGCTCCGCTTTCGTATCTGGTGCCGGCCTACGCTACCGCCCCTGCGCTGATGTACGTTGGCCTGCTGATGCTGAGCAACGTGGCGAAAATTGATTTTGCCGACTTCGTTGATGCGATGGCTGGCCTCATCACGGCGGTCTTCATCGTGCTGACCTGTAACATCGTTACCGGCATCATGATCGGTTTCGCCTCCCTGGTGATTGGCCGTGTGGTTTCAGGCGAATGGCGCAAGCTGAACATCGGTACGGTGGTGATTGCCGTCGCGCTGGTGGCGTTCTACGCGGGCGGCTGGGCGATCTAA
- a CDS encoding Na+/H+ antiporter, with product MEIFFTILIMTLVVSLSGVVTRVLPFQLPLPLMQIAIGALLAWPTFGLHVEFDPELFLVLFIPPLLFADGWKTPTREFLEHGREIFGLALALVVVTVVGIGFLIYWVVPGIPLIPAFALAAVLSPTDAVALSGIVGEGRMPKKIMGILQGEALMNDASGLVALKFAVAVAMGTMIFTVGGATVEFFKVAIGGILAGFVVSWLYGRSLRFLSRWGGDEPATQIVLLFLLPFASYLIAEHIGVSGILAAVAAGMTITRSGVMRTAPLAMRLRANSTWAMLEFVFNGMVFLLLGLQLPGILESSLVAAEADPNVETWMLFADIVLIYAALMLVRFGWLWTMKNFSVRFLKKKPMEFGSWTTRELLISTFAGVRGAITLAGVLSIPLLLPTGDVFPARYELVFLAAGVILFSLFVGVVMLPILMQHMEVADHVQQHKEARIARAATAEVAIVTIQKMEERLAADTEENIDTQLLKEVSSRVIGNLRRRADGRNDVESSLQEENLERRFRLAALRAERAELYHLRATREISNETLQKLLHDLDLMEALLIEKQ from the coding sequence ATGGAAATTTTCTTCACAATACTCATCATGACCCTTGTGGTCTCACTTTCCGGGGTAGTCACCCGCGTACTGCCCTTTCAGCTACCGCTGCCGCTCATGCAGATTGCCATCGGTGCTCTGCTGGCGTGGCCGACGTTCGGATTGCATGTCGAGTTTGATCCGGAACTGTTTCTGGTGCTGTTTATTCCTCCTTTGCTGTTTGCCGACGGCTGGAAAACGCCCACGCGCGAGTTTCTCGAACACGGGCGCGAGATCTTCGGCCTGGCGCTGGCGCTGGTGGTTGTCACCGTGGTGGGGATCGGTTTTCTCATCTACTGGGTGGTGCCGGGTATCCCGCTGATACCTGCCTTTGCGCTGGCGGCGGTGCTGTCGCCAACCGATGCCGTGGCGCTGTCCGGCATCGTCGGTGAAGGACGGATGCCGAAAAAAATCATGGGGATTTTGCAGGGCGAGGCGCTGATGAACGACGCCTCCGGCCTGGTGGCCCTGAAGTTTGCCGTCGCCGTGGCGATGGGCACCATGATCTTTACCGTCGGCGGCGCCACCGTCGAGTTCTTCAAAGTGGCAATCGGCGGCATCCTCGCCGGGTTTGTGGTGAGCTGGCTGTACGGCCGTTCGCTGCGCTTCCTCAGCCGCTGGGGCGGCGATGAACCCGCTACGCAGATTGTCCTGCTGTTCCTGCTGCCGTTCGCCTCTTATCTGATTGCGGAACATATTGGCGTGTCGGGCATTCTGGCCGCGGTGGCGGCGGGGATGACCATCACCCGTTCCGGCGTGATGCGTACCGCGCCGCTGGCGATGCGCCTGCGCGCCAACAGCACCTGGGCGATGCTGGAGTTTGTCTTTAACGGCATGGTGTTCCTGCTGTTGGGCCTGCAGCTGCCGGGCATTCTCGAATCCTCGCTGGTGGCGGCAGAGGCCGACCCGAACGTCGAAACCTGGATGCTGTTTGCCGACATCGTGCTGATTTACGCCGCGCTGATGCTGGTGCGCTTCGGCTGGCTGTGGACGATGAAAAACTTCAGCGTGCGTTTCCTGAAAAAGAAACCGATGGAGTTTGGCTCCTGGACCACGCGCGAGCTGCTGATCTCGACCTTTGCGGGTGTGCGTGGGGCGATCACCCTGGCCGGTGTGCTCTCCATTCCGCTGCTGCTGCCGACCGGCGACGTCTTCCCGGCGCGCTACGAGCTGGTGTTCCTGGCGGCGGGGGTGATCCTGTTCTCACTGTTTGTCGGCGTGGTGATGCTGCCGATCCTGATGCAACACATGGAGGTGGCCGACCACGTCCAGCAGCATAAAGAGGCGCGCATTGCCCGGGCAGCGACCGCTGAGGTGGCGATTGTCACCATTCAGAAGATGGAGGAGCGTCTGGCGGCCGATACCGAAGAGAACATCGATACCCAGCTACTGAAAGAGGTGAGCTCGCGGGTGATTGGTAACCTGCGCCGCCGTGCGGATGGCCGCAATGACGTTGAGAGCTCGCTGCAGGAGGAGAACCTCGAACGCCGCTTCCGCCTGGCCGCGCTGCGCGCTGAACGCGCGGAGCTGTACCACCTGCGCGCCACCCGGGAGATCAGCAACGAGACGCTGCAAAAACTGCTGCACGATCTCGATTTGATGGAAGCATTGCTGATAGAGAAGCAGTAG
- a CDS encoding LysR family transcriptional regulator — MDIRTLRYFVEVVRQQSFTRAAEKLFVTQPTISKMLKNLEDELNCTLLIRDGRKLLLTDTGRVVFERGLAILAEFRQLEAELGDINHLNKGVLRLGIPPMVGMMMAGPISLFRQRYPGVELKISEFGGLTVQQAVINGELDLAMTALPVEEDSGLTALPLFSHPLCVLVPRSGNWLKLDAINPELLAEHPLLIYNEDFALSRQLMQLFNQHGVKPRIAVRSGQWDFLAAMVQAGVGIAILPQPICERLDKNTLRWIPLQSDLHWQLGMIWREGVYLSHSAQAWLKCCEGFWGPSP; from the coding sequence ATGGACATACGCACGTTGCGTTACTTTGTCGAAGTGGTCCGCCAGCAGAGTTTTACCCGCGCCGCGGAGAAGCTCTTTGTCACCCAGCCCACCATCAGCAAAATGCTAAAAAACCTCGAAGATGAACTGAACTGTACCCTGCTGATCCGCGACGGCCGCAAGCTGCTCTTAACCGACACCGGGCGCGTGGTGTTTGAGCGCGGGCTGGCGATCCTGGCGGAGTTTCGCCAGCTGGAGGCGGAGCTTGGTGACATCAACCATCTGAACAAAGGCGTCCTGCGCCTCGGCATCCCGCCGATGGTGGGCATGATGATGGCCGGGCCCATCAGCCTGTTTCGCCAGCGCTATCCCGGCGTGGAGCTGAAAATTTCTGAATTTGGCGGCTTAACCGTCCAGCAGGCGGTGATCAACGGCGAGCTGGATCTGGCAATGACCGCCCTGCCGGTGGAGGAGGATAGCGGCCTGACCGCCCTGCCGCTGTTCAGCCATCCGCTGTGTGTGCTGGTGCCGCGCTCCGGCAACTGGCTGAAGCTTGACGCCATCAATCCTGAACTGCTGGCCGAGCATCCTTTGCTGATCTACAACGAAGATTTTGCCCTCAGCCGTCAGCTGATGCAGCTGTTCAACCAGCACGGCGTCAAGCCGCGCATCGCGGTGCGCAGCGGGCAGTGGGATTTTCTGGCGGCGATGGTGCAGGCGGGAGTCGGGATTGCGATATTGCCCCAGCCCATCTGCGAGCGGCTGGATAAAAACACGCTGCGCTGGATCCCCCTGCAGAGCGATCTGCACTGGCAGCTGGGGATGATCTGGCGGGAAGGGGTGTACCTGTCGCACAGCGCCCAGGCGTGGTTAAAATGTTGTGAGGGGTTTTGGGGCCCCTCACCCTAG
- a CDS encoding CidA/LrgA family protein, protein MTVALSRVTPAVVQRLQVPVQVLLYAGLFVFAEYLVSWLHLPLPANLVGMVLMFSLILCRVIPLNWVRAGSRWLLAEMLLFFVPAVVAVVNYVQLLMVDGWRIFAVIALSTLMVLGATAWVVDKVYRFEISRQKHD, encoded by the coding sequence ATGACCGTGGCGCTAAGTCGCGTTACGCCTGCCGTCGTGCAACGACTCCAGGTACCGGTTCAGGTACTGCTTTATGCGGGTCTGTTTGTCTTCGCTGAATATCTTGTGAGCTGGCTGCACCTGCCGCTGCCGGCCAATCTGGTCGGGATGGTGCTGATGTTCAGCCTGATCCTCTGTCGCGTTATTCCTCTCAACTGGGTGCGGGCGGGCTCGCGCTGGCTGCTGGCCGAGATGCTGCTGTTTTTCGTTCCGGCGGTGGTGGCGGTGGTCAATTACGTTCAGCTGCTGATGGTGGATGGCTGGCGCATCTTTGCGGTGATCGCCCTGAGCACCCTGATGGTGCTGGGTGCGACCGCGTGGGTGGTGGATAAAGTGTACCGCTTCGAAATCAGCAGGCAGAAACATGACTAA
- a CDS encoding LrgB family protein yields MTNFQVSVLCLVVTLAIYFANKRLYRRFRKLPLMPLVFTPILLVMMLVWGHISWQNYIGEAHWLLWLLGPATIAFAVPVYDNLAVIKRHWMSLSAGVITATVVAVTSSVWLARLFTLSDEIQRSLAVRSVTTPFALAAAKPLGGQPDLVALFVVVTGVFGMAVGDMLFLRLSIREGMAKGAGFGAASHGAGTARSYELGQQEGVVASLVMMLSGVVMVLVAPLVGWLMF; encoded by the coding sequence ATGACTAACTTTCAGGTCAGCGTCCTCTGCCTGGTGGTGACGCTGGCGATCTACTTCGCCAACAAACGCCTCTATCGCCGCTTTCGCAAACTGCCCCTGATGCCGCTGGTTTTCACCCCGATTTTGCTGGTGATGATGCTGGTGTGGGGCCATATCTCCTGGCAGAACTATATCGGTGAAGCGCACTGGCTGCTGTGGCTGCTGGGCCCGGCGACCATCGCCTTTGCGGTGCCGGTGTACGACAATCTCGCGGTGATCAAACGCCACTGGATGTCGCTCTCCGCCGGGGTGATCACCGCCACGGTGGTGGCCGTCACCAGCTCCGTCTGGCTGGCGCGGTTATTTACCCTGTCGGATGAGATCCAGCGCAGCCTGGCGGTACGCTCCGTCACCACGCCCTTTGCCCTGGCGGCGGCAAAACCGCTCGGCGGACAGCCGGATCTGGTGGCGCTGTTCGTGGTGGTGACCGGGGTGTTTGGCATGGCGGTAGGGGACATGCTTTTTCTGCGCCTCTCCATCCGCGAAGGGATGGCGAAAGGGGCCGGATTTGGCGCGGCATCCCACGGCGCAGGCACCGCCCGCTCTTACGAGCTGGGCCAGCAGGAGGGCGTTGTCGCCAGCCTGGTGATGATGCTCTCCGGCGTGGTGATGGTGCTGGTGGCGCCATTGGTGGGCTGGTTGATGTTCTGA